A part of Streptomyces sp. NBC_01451 genomic DNA contains:
- a CDS encoding DoxX family protein, translating into MSARLNNAQPYAIGLFRIVVGLLFACHGARSLFGVLGGEETVAAGTWPGWYAAVIELVGGTLVLLGLGTRAASFIASGAMAYAYFDVHQPSALMPIQNQGELAAAFCWAFFLLVFTGSGAFGLDRFLAKRSSGATKPSRDKSPVAA; encoded by the coding sequence ATGTCCGCTCGCCTCAACAACGCTCAGCCCTACGCCATCGGCCTCTTCCGGATCGTGGTCGGCCTGCTCTTCGCCTGCCACGGCGCCCGTTCGCTCTTCGGCGTCCTCGGCGGCGAGGAGACCGTCGCGGCCGGCACCTGGCCCGGCTGGTACGCGGCCGTGATCGAGCTGGTCGGCGGCACCCTGGTCCTGCTGGGCCTCGGCACCCGCGCCGCCTCGTTCATCGCCTCGGGCGCGATGGCGTACGCGTACTTCGACGTCCACCAGCCGAGCGCCCTCATGCCGATCCAGAACCAGGGCGAACTGGCCGCCGCCTTCTGCTGGGCGTTCTTCCTGCTCGTCTTCACCGGCTCCGGCGCCTTCGGCCTCGACCGGTTCCTCGCGAAGCGCTCGTCGGGCGCGACGAAGCCGTCGCGGGACAAGTCCCCGGTAGCGGCCTGA
- a CDS encoding RICIN domain-containing protein, whose amino-acid sequence MYPPPRPSLFRRTAIRALALATAATAALLFAQPQAEEAATLDSTAPVAASTRQIPVPTAPMGWASWNSFAAVIDYSVIKGQVDAFVASGLPEAGYKYINIDEGWWQGTRDSAGNITVDESEWPGGMKAIADYIHSKGLKAGIYTDAGKDGCGYYFPTGRPAAPGSGSEGHYAQDMLQFSTWGFDFVKVDWCGGDVEGLDAATTYKSISDAVATASATTGRPLTLSICNWGYQNTWNWAPGLAPLFRTSTDIVYWGNNPSMSNMLSNYDQGLHPTAQHTGYYNDPDMLMVGMTGLTAAQNRTHMALWAISGAPLLAGNNLSTMTAESAAILKNPEVIAVDQDPRGLQGVKVAEDVTGAQVYGKVLSGTGKRAAVLLNRTSSTQNITVRWADLGLTSASATVRDLWNRANIGSYATSYTASVPAGGSVMLSITGGTEAAGSAYEPDSSASYTGVSAANTGLAVADFTYTNNTSTARTATLKVNGQTATTVSFPPTGSTPGTISVQVALSKGSANTLAVTNGPTLGTLTVQPVPGTNGNLIVGKQSGRCLDLFNSTITNGTQAELWDCNGGSNQAWTYTSRKELVVYGNKCLDAYDSGRTNGTKVVIWDCHGGNNQKWNVNTDGTITNVNAGLCLDAYGAATTNGTQIVLWACGTGDNQKWTVS is encoded by the coding sequence ATGTACCCCCCGCCGCGCCCATCCCTCTTCAGACGCACCGCCATCCGCGCCCTCGCCCTGGCCACCGCGGCAACCGCCGCCCTCCTCTTCGCCCAGCCGCAGGCCGAAGAAGCCGCCACCCTCGACAGCACCGCGCCTGTCGCCGCCTCCACGCGCCAGATACCGGTCCCCACCGCCCCCATGGGCTGGGCCTCGTGGAACAGCTTCGCGGCGGTCATCGACTACAGCGTGATCAAGGGTCAGGTCGACGCGTTCGTCGCCTCCGGACTGCCCGAGGCCGGCTACAAGTACATCAACATCGACGAGGGCTGGTGGCAGGGCACCCGGGACAGTGCCGGCAACATCACGGTCGACGAGTCCGAGTGGCCCGGCGGTATGAAGGCCATCGCCGACTACATCCACAGCAAGGGCCTCAAGGCCGGCATCTACACCGACGCCGGCAAGGACGGCTGCGGCTACTACTTCCCGACCGGCCGCCCCGCCGCCCCGGGCAGCGGCAGCGAGGGCCACTACGCCCAGGACATGCTCCAGTTCTCCACGTGGGGCTTCGACTTCGTCAAGGTCGACTGGTGCGGCGGTGACGTCGAAGGGCTCGACGCGGCGACCACGTACAAGTCGATCAGCGACGCGGTGGCGACCGCGTCCGCCACCACCGGACGCCCGCTCACCCTCTCCATCTGCAACTGGGGCTACCAGAACACCTGGAACTGGGCCCCGGGCCTCGCTCCCCTGTTCCGGACCAGCACCGACATCGTCTACTGGGGCAACAACCCGTCGATGTCGAACATGCTGTCCAACTACGACCAGGGCCTGCACCCCACCGCCCAGCACACCGGCTACTACAACGACCCGGACATGCTGATGGTCGGCATGACCGGCCTCACCGCCGCCCAGAACCGCACCCACATGGCACTGTGGGCCATCTCCGGCGCCCCACTGCTCGCCGGCAACAACCTCTCGACGATGACCGCCGAGTCCGCCGCGATCCTCAAGAACCCCGAGGTCATCGCAGTGGACCAGGACCCTCGCGGTCTCCAGGGCGTCAAGGTCGCCGAGGACGTCACGGGCGCACAGGTGTACGGGAAGGTGCTGTCCGGCACCGGCAAGCGTGCCGCCGTGCTCCTCAACCGCACCTCCTCCACCCAGAACATCACCGTCCGCTGGGCCGACCTCGGTCTGACGAGCGCGTCCGCGACCGTCCGTGACCTGTGGAACCGCGCCAACATCGGCTCGTACGCCACGAGTTACACCGCCAGCGTCCCGGCAGGCGGCTCGGTCATGCTCTCGATCACCGGCGGTACGGAGGCTGCCGGCAGCGCGTACGAGCCCGACTCGTCCGCCAGTTACACCGGCGTGAGCGCGGCGAACACGGGTCTCGCGGTCGCCGACTTCACGTACACGAACAACACGAGCACCGCCCGCACGGCGACCCTCAAGGTCAACGGCCAGACGGCGACCACGGTTTCCTTCCCGCCGACCGGCTCGACCCCGGGCACGATCTCCGTCCAGGTCGCCCTGTCCAAGGGCTCCGCCAACACACTCGCGGTCACGAACGGCCCGACCCTGGGCACGCTGACCGTCCAGCCGGTCCCCGGCACGAACGGCAACCTGATCGTCGGCAAGCAGTCCGGGCGCTGCCTTGACCTCTTCAACAGCACGATCACCAACGGCACCCAGGCCGAACTGTGGGACTGCAACGGCGGCTCCAACCAGGCGTGGACGTACACCTCCCGCAAGGAACTCGTGGTGTACGGCAACAAGTGCCTGGACGCCTACGACAGCGGCAGGACCAACGGCACGAAGGTCGTCATCTGGGACTGCCACGGCGGCAACAACCAGAAGTGGAACGTCAACACCGACGGCACGATCACGAACGTCAACGCGGGCCTCTGCCTGGACGCGTACGGCGCGGCCACGACCAACGGCACCCAGATCGTGCTGTGGGCCTGCGGCACGGGCGACAACCAGAAGTGGACGGTCAGTTAG
- a CDS encoding DedA family protein yields the protein MLESVGSLTGTPWIYALVGVSVLFDVLVPVLPSGVLVITAATAAAAGSGAATGQVPQEVPDILALTLCAATASVLGDLVAYRLAWHGGARLDRAIARSRRLTNAQERLGQALAHSGGILVVVARFAPAGRSVVSLGAGAAHRRVGEFLPWSIVAGLAWAAYSVALGYFGGQWLGATWLATGVSVAALFGAGAGAAFLMRRPRVTGAHG from the coding sequence GTGCTTGAGAGTGTGGGGTCCTTGACCGGGACCCCGTGGATCTACGCCCTGGTGGGTGTGTCCGTCCTGTTCGACGTCCTGGTGCCGGTGCTGCCGAGCGGCGTCCTGGTCATCACGGCCGCCACGGCAGCCGCCGCCGGTTCGGGCGCGGCCACCGGGCAGGTGCCGCAGGAGGTGCCCGACATCCTCGCGCTCACCCTGTGCGCGGCCACCGCGTCGGTCCTCGGCGACCTGGTGGCGTACCGGCTCGCCTGGCACGGCGGGGCCCGCCTGGACCGCGCGATCGCCCGCTCCCGGCGCCTGACCAACGCGCAGGAACGTCTCGGCCAGGCCCTCGCGCACAGCGGCGGCATCCTGGTCGTCGTCGCCCGCTTCGCCCCGGCCGGCCGCTCGGTCGTCTCCCTCGGCGCGGGCGCCGCCCACCGCCGGGTCGGCGAGTTCCTCCCCTGGTCCATCGTGGCCGGGCTGGCCTGGGCCGCGTACAGCGTCGCCCTCGGCTACTTCGGCGGCCAGTGGCTCGGCGCGACCTGGCTGGCGACGGGCGTATCCGTGGCCGCCCTCTTCGGAGCCGGCGCGGGCGCGGCCTTCCTGATGCGCCGCCCACGGGTGACGGGCGCGCACGGGTAA